One segment of Methylocella silvestris BL2 DNA contains the following:
- a CDS encoding HdeD family acid-resistance protein, producing the protein MSNNPATNSPTPIPPDPLAPGSRLLAGSLGRAMGAHWKLILAEGILLLVLGVLAVMTPFVAGVATALFLGWLFLFSGVAGLIFTYQSRGDPGFWWALLSSAVAVLAGLALLANPVGGLFSLTFVLIAYFIVDGVVTIMLGLEQRRHLSGGWQWVVFSGVVDLILAALVISGLPGSFLWAVGLLVGIDLAFAGASIISIALAARKAASA; encoded by the coding sequence ATGAGCAACAATCCCGCAACCAATTCGCCGACCCCCATCCCGCCCGATCCGCTGGCGCCAGGGAGCCGACTACTCGCCGGCTCGCTCGGCCGCGCCATGGGAGCGCATTGGAAGCTGATCCTCGCCGAAGGAATCCTGCTTCTCGTGCTCGGCGTTCTCGCCGTGATGACGCCCTTTGTCGCCGGAGTCGCCACCGCGCTGTTCCTCGGCTGGCTGTTTCTCTTCTCCGGCGTCGCCGGCCTCATCTTCACCTATCAGTCACGCGGCGATCCGGGCTTCTGGTGGGCGCTGCTGTCGTCCGCCGTCGCGGTTCTGGCCGGTCTTGCCCTTTTGGCGAATCCGGTTGGCGGCCTGTTTTCCCTGACCTTCGTTCTGATCGCCTATTTCATCGTCGACGGCGTCGTGACCATCATGCTTGGCCTCGAGCAGCGCCGCCATTTGTCGGGCGGCTGGCAATGGGTGGTCTTCAGCGGCGTGGTCGATCTGATCCTCGCCGCGCTGGTGATCTCCGGCCTGCCGGGCTCGTTCCTTTGGGCGGTCGGCCTGCTCGTCGGCATCGACCTCGCCTTCGCCGGCGCCTCGATCATCAGCATCGCTTTGGCGGCGCGAAAGGCGGCCAGCGCGTAA
- a CDS encoding universal stress protein: MIEEERVYTNILIPTDGSELAGKAVIHGVELAQKIGAKVTFLMVTLPFQVFSAEAAMIEDTPADYTARLTELAQKTLDAAAAIAKAAGVAVETVQVENDRPYEAIISTASDKGADLIIMSSHGRKGISALILGSETAKVLTHCKIPVLVHR, translated from the coding sequence ATGATCGAGGAGGAACGCGTGTACACCAATATTCTCATCCCGACCGACGGCTCCGAGCTTGCCGGAAAGGCGGTGATCCACGGCGTCGAACTCGCTCAGAAGATCGGCGCGAAGGTGACCTTCCTGATGGTCACCCTGCCGTTCCAGGTCTTTTCGGCCGAAGCCGCCATGATCGAGGATACGCCCGCCGATTATACGGCGCGGCTGACCGAGCTGGCGCAGAAGACCCTCGACGCCGCCGCGGCGATCGCCAAGGCGGCCGGCGTCGCCGTGGAAACCGTGCAAGTCGAAAACGACCGCCCCTATGAGGCCATCATTTCGACCGCCTCGGACAAGGGCGCCGATCTCATCATTATGTCCTCGCATGGACGCAAGGGCATTTCGGCGCTGATCCTCGGCAGCGAGACAGCCAAGGTGTTGACGCATTGCAAGATCCCCGTCCTGGTGCATCGCTGA